Proteins from a single region of Bdellovibrio svalbardensis:
- a CDS encoding KH domain-containing protein, whose translation MGEPKDLLVIKKARSVTQEGHPAEPKHESEKIVGELLALLVNELLAGVGTAKVSYQSLGEVTEYKITAPVDERGRIVGQEGRTIRALRTVIFATARVRGFKASLCEV comes from the coding sequence TTGGGCGAACCAAAAGATTTACTTGTTATTAAAAAGGCCAGAAGTGTGACTCAGGAAGGTCATCCGGCTGAGCCAAAGCATGAGTCCGAGAAAATTGTCGGTGAGCTTCTTGCGCTCCTTGTGAATGAACTCCTTGCTGGGGTAGGAACGGCCAAGGTCAGCTATCAAAGTCTTGGTGAGGTGACCGAGTATAAGATCACGGCTCCGGTCGATGAGCGGGGGCGTATTGTTGGCCAGGAGGGCCGAACCATTCGAGCTTTGCGAACTGTTATTTTTGCCACGGCTCGCGTTCGAGGATTCAAAGCCAGTCTGTGTGAAGTTTAG
- a CDS encoding substrate-binding periplasmic protein: MSLILKLIFTTQVLFGVAQAKSELRVAIIDFPPFYGVDEQGKATGVLSARVRELLKASGYKMKPVFVPAKRMMTEVAAGTIDVWMGVSSFPEFKETTLIGKELFVEMKLSLWAYSRESFPEDMTVPDSRKIALIFGYSYGGLLNELKRKRSVSLVEVKSVDQASLVLKNQRASYLLNYDVTMEHWLANNSHEKMVSKSIKVIPCYIVVSKKHPQAGEVLRNLELALRDMKAKANSEEFIQGAVP; the protein is encoded by the coding sequence ATGTCACTAATTTTGAAGCTTATTTTTACTACACAAGTTCTGTTCGGAGTTGCTCAAGCCAAATCTGAACTTAGAGTGGCCATCATTGATTTCCCTCCTTTCTATGGAGTCGATGAGCAGGGAAAAGCCACAGGTGTTTTGTCTGCGCGGGTAAGAGAGCTTCTCAAGGCTTCCGGGTACAAAATGAAACCCGTTTTTGTTCCAGCAAAAAGGATGATGACTGAAGTTGCGGCAGGAACCATCGATGTATGGATGGGGGTCAGCAGTTTTCCAGAATTCAAAGAGACCACTTTGATTGGCAAGGAACTCTTTGTGGAGATGAAGTTGTCACTTTGGGCGTACTCTCGTGAAAGTTTTCCAGAGGATATGACCGTCCCTGATTCAAGGAAAATAGCGCTGATCTTTGGCTATTCTTATGGCGGTCTGTTGAATGAACTAAAGCGCAAAAGAAGTGTTTCCCTCGTTGAAGTGAAATCTGTGGATCAAGCCAGCCTGGTGTTAAAGAATCAAAGAGCCAGCTATCTGTTAAATTATGATGTAACCATGGAGCATTGGCTTGCCAATAATTCCCATGAAAAAATGGTTTCTAAATCTATTAAGGTTATTCCCTGTTATATTGTAGTCTCAAAGAAGCATCCCCAAGCCGGAGAAGTTCTAAGAAATCTTGAGCTGGCACTGCGAGATATGAAAGCCAAAGCCAACTCTGAGGAATTTATCCAAGGGGCGGTTCCCTAG
- a CDS encoding FkbM family methyltransferase: MHSFEIFPGENFQLLLHDQDEILSEIIREKGFYSLNDLVVFRQLLKPHSTMLEVGSNLGWHTVAMGKYLTEGLILAVEPEMKNFQLLSRNITLNELKQVKCVRAALSNYKGHGSLSLSGGNFGDHILDPQSLLDKRPLVEVEVLTGDELVSQETGFTKLDFIKIDAQGSECKILEGLKETIQKFKPAIMVEYSPRHISAAGDSVFEIFAFIEKNSYFPFQIVEDLQRPRNRLLDFVSIENLLSATKILMERGTGVDLLLLNLEHIEALKQQGMLI; the protein is encoded by the coding sequence ATGCATTCATTTGAAATCTTTCCGGGCGAAAATTTTCAGCTTCTACTACACGATCAAGATGAAATCCTCTCAGAGATCATTCGAGAAAAAGGATTTTATTCACTCAACGACCTCGTTGTATTTCGCCAACTCTTAAAACCTCATTCTACAATGCTTGAGGTTGGTTCAAACTTAGGCTGGCACACCGTCGCCATGGGAAAATATCTGACCGAGGGTCTGATCTTGGCTGTGGAACCTGAGATGAAGAACTTCCAGCTTCTGAGTAGAAATATCACCCTCAATGAACTCAAACAGGTGAAGTGTGTGCGGGCGGCCCTTTCCAATTACAAGGGCCACGGAAGTTTGTCTCTATCCGGGGGAAATTTTGGCGATCATATTTTGGATCCACAAAGTCTGTTAGACAAAAGACCCTTGGTCGAAGTTGAAGTTTTAACCGGGGATGAACTAGTCAGCCAAGAAACTGGTTTCACAAAACTTGATTTTATTAAAATCGACGCTCAGGGAAGTGAATGCAAAATACTGGAAGGTCTGAAAGAGACCATTCAAAAATTTAAGCCAGCGATCATGGTGGAATACTCTCCCCGCCACATATCCGCCGCTGGTGATTCGGTGTTTGAAATTTTCGCCTTTATTGAGAAGAATTCCTACTTTCCCTTTCAAATTGTCGAAGATCTTCAGCGACCTAGAAATAGACTTCTTGATTTCGTCAGCATTGAAAATCTTCTGTCCGCCACCAAAATTCTTATGGAACGTGGCACTGGAGTTGACCTCCTATTGCTTAATCTTGAACACATTGAAGCCTTGAAACAACAAGGGATGCTTATTTAA
- a CDS encoding Crp/Fnr family transcriptional regulator — MSADAIVKETYAAGDYIFFEGDIERHFYIVESGVVSICTMNRQGQAVVLGQVRDGESFGEFALLENKPRSASAVAATEVTLVRVSEEGFQQLLEELPVWANCMLKSFAERLKNTTAALKEAEDSIRKLENQST; from the coding sequence ATGTCTGCTGATGCGATCGTAAAAGAAACTTATGCTGCTGGCGATTATATTTTCTTCGAGGGCGATATCGAAAGACATTTCTATATCGTCGAATCAGGTGTGGTCTCTATCTGTACGATGAATCGCCAAGGCCAGGCTGTGGTTTTGGGACAGGTTCGCGATGGGGAATCTTTCGGAGAGTTCGCTCTTTTAGAAAACAAACCTCGTTCGGCCTCTGCGGTCGCTGCGACTGAAGTGACATTGGTGCGTGTTTCTGAAGAAGGCTTTCAGCAACTCTTGGAAGAACTTCCCGTCTGGGCCAACTGCATGCTGAAGTCTTTTGCCGAACGTTTGAAAAACACAACGGCTGCTTTAAAAGAAGCTGAAGACAGCATTCGTAAATTAGAAAATCAAAGCACTTAA
- a CDS encoding KH domain-containing protein, translated as MDSTKEKVSQKLSLVLHKVIREMTGAPDNGVNIEFMLGEKTIVFKINLNPEHRGRLIGSKGKNITALRDLVSAMSGSYGHRAVIDLVV; from the coding sequence ATGGATTCAACTAAAGAAAAAGTCAGTCAAAAGCTCAGCTTGGTATTGCACAAAGTGATTCGGGAAATGACTGGCGCTCCCGATAATGGCGTAAACATTGAATTTATGTTGGGAGAGAAAACCATAGTTTTTAAGATCAATCTAAATCCCGAACATCGCGGACGGCTGATCGGTTCAAAAGGCAAAAACATCACGGCATTAAGAGATCTCGTGTCTGCAATGTCGGGCAGCTACGGTCATCGCGCGGTCATCGATCTGGTCGTTTAA
- the radA gene encoding DNA repair protein RadA encodes MAKSKTKTIYTCQNCGAQRPRWEGKCSDCGAWNSYVEELQLPEVKTRGWSTGGTDTASTANKPVSLDQRLEEIKLDRFDTGFEELNRVLGGGLARGSFVLLGGSPGIGKSTLLLQMAGGLADHKHKVLYISGEESVSQTGSRAHRLGIRSPLIEIGCESNLHNVMELARHKKPDVLVVDSIQTMYLSDLQAAPGSVSQVRECAGHLMGLAKHDNITVILIGHVTKDGNIAGPKVLEHMVDCVLSFDGDISYDFRLLRALKNRFGAAQELGVFQMNSKGLEEVSNPSELFLGERGDQLIGSAVFASMEGTRPLLCEVQALTLSSPMPMPRRTALGIDVNRLHLLTAVLDRHLDIRLGNNDIFINVVGGLKLIEPAADLAVAAAILSTESRRDLDAHTCYFGEIGLTGEVRGVSFVEARVKEADKLGFKHFVMPLSNKRHLADIKISKDKKISFVKNVHELRKLI; translated from the coding sequence ATGGCAAAATCGAAGACGAAAACGATCTATACCTGTCAAAATTGTGGAGCCCAACGCCCTAGGTGGGAAGGAAAATGTTCTGACTGCGGCGCGTGGAATTCCTACGTAGAGGAATTGCAGTTACCAGAGGTTAAAACCAGAGGTTGGTCGACCGGTGGTACTGACACAGCCAGTACAGCTAACAAACCTGTCTCCCTGGACCAAAGACTTGAAGAGATCAAATTAGATCGCTTCGACACCGGCTTCGAAGAGCTGAATCGCGTGCTGGGTGGCGGTTTAGCGCGCGGAAGCTTCGTGCTTTTGGGCGGTTCTCCGGGCATCGGTAAATCGACTCTTTTACTGCAAATGGCCGGCGGTCTCGCCGATCACAAGCACAAGGTGCTCTATATTTCTGGAGAAGAAAGCGTTTCACAAACGGGCTCTCGTGCTCATCGTTTAGGCATTCGCTCCCCGCTTATCGAAATTGGCTGCGAAAGTAATTTGCACAATGTGATGGAGCTTGCTCGTCATAAGAAGCCAGATGTCTTAGTCGTCGATTCCATTCAAACCATGTATTTGTCAGATCTACAGGCGGCGCCTGGTTCTGTCTCACAAGTGCGTGAGTGTGCCGGTCATTTGATGGGCCTGGCAAAACACGACAACATCACTGTGATTCTGATTGGTCACGTCACTAAAGACGGCAATATCGCCGGTCCTAAAGTACTTGAACATATGGTCGACTGCGTTCTTTCATTTGACGGTGATATCTCCTATGACTTCCGCTTGCTTCGCGCTTTGAAAAATCGCTTTGGGGCGGCTCAAGAATTGGGCGTTTTCCAAATGAACTCAAAAGGCTTGGAAGAAGTTTCCAATCCATCGGAACTGTTCCTTGGAGAACGTGGGGACCAACTGATCGGTTCAGCAGTATTTGCTTCGATGGAAGGCACAAGACCTTTATTGTGTGAGGTGCAAGCTTTAACTCTGTCCAGTCCGATGCCAATGCCTCGTCGTACCGCTTTGGGTATTGATGTGAACCGTCTGCATTTGTTGACGGCAGTTTTGGATCGTCATTTGGATATTCGTTTGGGCAATAATGATATCTTCATCAATGTGGTCGGCGGATTGAAATTGATTGAACCCGCTGCGGATTTGGCTGTTGCAGCCGCCATCTTATCGACAGAGAGCCGCAGGGATCTTGACGCTCACACCTGCTATTTTGGCGAAATCGGTTTGACCGGCGAAGTTCGTGGGGTCTCTTTTGTTGAAGCTCGCGTGAAGGAAGCCGATAAGCTTGGGTTCAAGCACTTCGTCATGCCTCTTTCCAATAAAAGGCATCTGGCTGATATAAAAATCTCTAAAGACAAGAAGATTTCATTTGTCAAAAACGTGCATGAGCTGCGTAAATTAATCTGA
- a CDS encoding RCC1 domain-containing protein: MQIGIYILISTLWGTLNALAGGVLPAAMWNQQKSLKVKQVSVGSNHVCTLLENSKVKCWGYNANGQLGLENLIYKGDGAGEMGDSLAFVNLGTGRSAVQIAGGGMHTCALLDNSTVKCWGEGSSGQLGQGNGNSLGWGGGQMGDSLPAINLGTGRSAVQITAGYSHACALLDNSTVKCWGEGSSGQLGIGSTAKMGDGAGEMGDSLPAINLGTGRRAVQISAGYSHTCALLDNSTVKCWGNNGFGQLGQGSTTNLGDGAGEMGDSLPAINLGTGRSAVRIIAGYYHTCALLDDSTVKCWGYNSTGHLGQGSTSTLGDGAGEMGDSLPAISLGTGRKAVQVALGNQHTCALLDNSTVKCWGDNSFGQLGQGNSTTLGDGAGEMGDSLPVINLGTGRAAVQISSSGNHVCALLDNSTVKCWGSNNYGQLGQGHTANLGDGAGEMGDSLQTIKLGMATSRLAKVFGGKFSKVSQLVSGPFSVCAILENSKLKCWGRNDFGQLGQGNTLNLGDSAGETGDSLPYVDLGTGRTAVQVAVGDSHTCAILDNAAVKCWGKNNYGQLGQGNTNNLGDGAGEMGDSLPTIDLGTGRSAKQIGVGLEYSCALLDNSTVKCWGVNFLGQLGQGHTNNLGDGVGEMGDSLAAINFGTGRSVVQLAVGSQFSCVILDNGALKCWGVNSSGQLGLGTSQTMGDGPGEMGDSLPVVNLGTGRSAVQVSLGGADGCALLDNSTVKCWGYNFDGELGQGHTNNLGDGAGEMGDSLPAINLGTGRSAVQIASGGYLSCALLDNSTMKCWGSNAAGGLGQESTANLGDGAGEMGDSLPAISLGTGRSAISISAGSYHACAVLDNATVKCWGQNGYGQMGQGNTTVRGDQAGEMGDNLSIVNLGTSK; this comes from the coding sequence ATGCAGATAGGAATTTATATTTTAATTTCAACTCTTTGGGGAACTCTTAATGCATTAGCTGGTGGAGTACTTCCTGCGGCTATGTGGAATCAGCAGAAATCGCTCAAGGTGAAGCAAGTGTCAGTCGGCTCTAATCATGTCTGCACCCTGTTGGAAAATTCCAAAGTGAAGTGCTGGGGATATAATGCCAATGGCCAGCTTGGATTGGAAAATCTAATATACAAAGGTGACGGAGCGGGGGAAATGGGCGACAGTCTTGCCTTCGTTAATTTGGGAACAGGTCGCAGCGCTGTTCAGATCGCAGGAGGTGGGATGCATACCTGCGCTCTATTGGATAATTCAACAGTTAAGTGTTGGGGAGAAGGCAGCAGTGGTCAGCTTGGTCAAGGGAATGGGAACTCGCTAGGTTGGGGGGGCGGTCAAATGGGTGATAGCTTGCCAGCTATCAACTTAGGTACCGGGCGCAGCGCTGTGCAGATCACGGCAGGCTATTCGCATGCTTGTGCTTTGTTGGATAATTCGACGGTGAAGTGTTGGGGCGAAGGCAGCAGTGGTCAGCTTGGGATTGGCAGTACCGCAAAAATGGGTGATGGAGCTGGTGAGATGGGTGATAGCTTGCCAGCTATCAACTTAGGTACTGGTCGCCGTGCCGTACAGATCTCGGCAGGCTATTCGCATACTTGTGCTTTGTTGGATAATTCGACGGTGAAGTGTTGGGGAAATAACGGCTTTGGACAGCTTGGCCAGGGAAGTACAACAAATTTGGGCGATGGCGCTGGCGAGATGGGTGATAGCTTGCCAGCTATCAATTTAGGTACCGGTCGCAGCGCTGTGCGGATCATAGCAGGTTACTATCATACTTGCGCTTTGTTGGACGATTCGACTGTGAAGTGCTGGGGCTATAACAGCACCGGCCATCTTGGGCAGGGCAGTACTTCAACTTTAGGTGACGGTGCTGGAGAGATGGGAGATAGCTTGCCAGCGATTAGTTTAGGCACTGGTAGAAAAGCTGTGCAGGTGGCGTTAGGTAATCAACACACCTGTGCTCTGTTGGATAATTCGACGGTGAAGTGTTGGGGAGACAACTCCTTTGGTCAACTTGGTCAGGGGAATTCTACGACATTAGGTGATGGCGCTGGTGAAATGGGCGATAGCTTGCCTGTGATTAATTTGGGAACTGGTCGTGCAGCCGTACAAATATCTTCCAGTGGAAATCACGTTTGTGCTCTATTGGATAATTCAACAGTTAAGTGTTGGGGGAGCAATAATTATGGTCAGCTTGGCCAAGGGCATACTGCTAATTTGGGTGATGGCGCTGGTGAGATGGGCGATAGTTTGCAAACAATAAAACTTGGTATGGCAACATCACGACTGGCGAAAGTATTCGGTGGGAAATTTTCAAAAGTCAGTCAATTGGTGAGTGGTCCTTTTAGTGTTTGTGCAATTTTGGAAAATTCTAAATTGAAGTGTTGGGGGCGAAATGACTTTGGCCAACTTGGTCAAGGCAATACATTGAATTTGGGTGATAGTGCTGGTGAGACAGGAGATAGCCTGCCCTATGTTGATTTAGGTACCGGTCGCACCGCCGTGCAGGTCGCAGTGGGCGACTCTCACACTTGCGCCATTTTAGATAATGCTGCTGTGAAGTGTTGGGGGAAAAACAACTATGGCCAACTTGGCCAGGGAAATACGAACAACTTGGGTGATGGCGCTGGCGAGATGGGCGACAGTTTGCCAACTATTGATTTGGGAACAGGTCGCAGTGCTAAACAGATTGGTGTTGGTCTCGAATATTCATGTGCTTTGTTGGACAATTCAACCGTGAAGTGTTGGGGAGTGAATTTTTTAGGCCAACTCGGGCAGGGCCATACCAATAATCTAGGTGATGGGGTCGGCGAGATGGGGGACAGTTTAGCGGCGATAAATTTTGGAACCGGTCGTAGTGTTGTGCAATTGGCAGTCGGGTCACAGTTCAGTTGTGTCATTTTAGATAATGGTGCTCTCAAGTGTTGGGGGGTAAACTCATCGGGCCAACTTGGATTAGGTACATCGCAAACGATGGGAGATGGTCCTGGCGAAATGGGCGACAGTTTGCCTGTCGTTAATTTGGGAACGGGTCGTAGCGCCGTGCAGGTTTCCTTGGGAGGAGCAGATGGTTGTGCGCTATTAGATAACTCAACGGTAAAATGTTGGGGATATAACTTTGATGGAGAGCTTGGTCAGGGCCATACCAATAATCTAGGCGATGGGGCTGGTGAGATGGGAGATAGTTTGCCAGCTATTAATTTGGGTACGGGGCGTAGCGCTGTGCAAATCGCTAGTGGTGGCTATTTGAGTTGTGCATTGTTGGATAATTCAACGATGAAATGCTGGGGCAGTAACGCTGCGGGAGGCCTTGGGCAGGAGAGTACAGCAAATTTGGGCGATGGTGCCGGAGAGATGGGAGATAGTTTGCCCGCGATTAGTTTAGGAACCGGTCGCAGCGCTATATCAATTTCGGCCGGAAGCTATCATGCTTGCGCTGTGCTGGATAATGCGACAGTGAAATGTTGGGGGCAGAATGGATACGGCCAAATGGGTCAGGGCAACACTACAGTCAGGGGAGATCAGGCTGGAGAGATGGGTGACAATTTGTCGATCGTAAACCTTGGGACAAGTAAGTAG
- a CDS encoding FkbM family methyltransferase: protein MDSQLSDKIVGLLAATQLIEAEEILNQFPLESCDFNTAYLWMILKSHQQKYQEAYNLVTALQTHQPENVNLRFYRARLSIALGKWQEGLAFFDSIRGSGHFGGELVTKKKPLWSGESLWGKTLLIACEGGLGDIICFSRFAPYFETLGAKVILAAPEEIFPLLRSLRGVSALVEIKGVDQVDFDFWLPSLSCPRVLNLPLSEIDGSPFLQVLNPFVESWKSLTSSSKKKVALAWQGNTKFAEDYLRSVPADVIKGLLDSSDQFEFFTVYPEHSHNGLKDSRLKNLSSYIRGPEDLAGFLMNMDLVISVDSGPAHLAGALGVPVLLLNRVMGWFTFSCEPDTTQPQISSWYNSMRILHQTQWGQWQETITRSLQFLKNEEWPKDQRIKSDAIYHPNNISSTGGVIDLVQTRQGPFLTVVTDFFVGRALKEYGEYSQAEVILFSELIKPGMVVVEAGAHLGAHSVAFGNLVGPKGKVICYEPQEFLWTINRQNCFLQNLTQVEVRKEGLAQKNSSRKIETPEYSRLGNFGALELKLDQSSEDPHQTIQMVTLDSLELDRLDFMKLDIEGMELEALFGAEKTIRRLKPVLYVENDRTDIAPDLENLLRSWGYILYQHFPPLFNTDNFNKNSLNIYPGIITKNILALPQAWADEMLRKFDLKKI from the coding sequence ATGGACTCTCAGCTAAGTGACAAAATCGTTGGCCTTCTTGCAGCAACTCAACTCATTGAGGCTGAAGAGATTTTAAACCAATTCCCTTTGGAATCATGCGATTTTAATACAGCTTATTTGTGGATGATTTTAAAGTCCCATCAGCAAAAATATCAGGAAGCCTACAACTTAGTGACGGCATTGCAGACGCATCAGCCGGAAAACGTAAACCTTCGCTTTTACCGTGCCAGACTCTCTATTGCCCTTGGAAAATGGCAAGAAGGATTGGCTTTCTTTGACAGCATCAGAGGCTCTGGTCACTTCGGTGGGGAACTCGTTACAAAGAAGAAGCCTCTATGGTCCGGAGAATCACTCTGGGGAAAGACCCTGCTCATCGCCTGCGAAGGTGGCCTGGGGGACATTATATGTTTCTCTCGTTTTGCCCCCTACTTTGAGACTTTAGGCGCAAAAGTTATTTTGGCAGCTCCAGAGGAAATATTTCCGCTGCTGCGATCTTTACGCGGCGTCAGTGCCTTGGTGGAAATCAAGGGTGTGGATCAAGTCGACTTTGACTTTTGGCTGCCTTCACTTAGCTGCCCACGGGTTTTAAATTTGCCATTGTCTGAGATTGATGGAAGTCCTTTTTTACAGGTGCTAAATCCCTTTGTTGAATCCTGGAAGTCATTAACTTCATCATCCAAGAAAAAGGTCGCTTTAGCTTGGCAAGGAAACACCAAATTTGCGGAAGACTATCTCAGGAGTGTCCCCGCAGATGTCATAAAAGGTTTGCTGGATTCAAGCGATCAGTTCGAATTTTTCACCGTGTATCCAGAGCACAGTCACAACGGACTTAAAGATTCCCGACTCAAAAATCTAAGCTCTTATATTCGTGGACCTGAAGATTTGGCGGGTTTTTTAATGAACATGGATTTGGTGATTTCTGTCGACTCAGGACCTGCGCATCTAGCTGGGGCTCTTGGAGTCCCCGTGCTTTTACTCAATCGAGTCATGGGCTGGTTTACCTTTTCATGCGAGCCAGACACAACTCAACCACAAATTTCCTCTTGGTATAACTCAATGCGAATTTTACATCAGACGCAGTGGGGCCAATGGCAGGAAACAATCACACGTTCTTTGCAGTTCCTTAAAAACGAAGAATGGCCTAAAGACCAACGAATAAAAAGTGATGCCATCTATCATCCCAATAATATTTCATCCACAGGTGGTGTGATTGATCTGGTGCAGACGCGACAAGGTCCTTTTCTAACCGTTGTTACAGATTTTTTCGTTGGCCGCGCACTCAAAGAATATGGTGAATATTCGCAAGCGGAAGTTATTTTATTTTCCGAACTGATCAAGCCAGGAATGGTTGTTGTTGAAGCTGGCGCGCACTTGGGCGCCCACAGCGTTGCCTTCGGAAATCTTGTCGGTCCCAAGGGCAAAGTGATCTGCTATGAACCTCAGGAATTCTTGTGGACCATAAATCGCCAGAACTGTTTTCTACAAAATCTTACTCAAGTTGAAGTTCGAAAAGAAGGTCTCGCGCAGAAGAACAGTTCTCGCAAGATCGAAACGCCGGAATATTCTCGCCTTGGCAACTTTGGCGCATTGGAATTGAAGCTAGACCAATCTTCAGAAGATCCCCATCAAACGATACAAATGGTAACTCTGGATTCGCTCGAGCTGGATCGCTTGGATTTCATGAAGCTCGACATTGAAGGCATGGAGCTGGAGGCTTTGTTCGGGGCAGAAAAAACCATTCGTCGTTTAAAGCCTGTTTTGTATGTTGAAAATGACAGAACGGATATAGCTCCGGATTTAGAAAACCTTCTGCGATCTTGGGGATACATCCTTTATCAGCATTTCCCACCTCTGTTTAACACCGATAACTTCAACAAAAATTCTCTTAATATTTACCCGGGAATCATCACGAAAAATATTTTGGCGCTGCCTCAAGCCTGGGCTGACGAAATGCTGCGTAAGTTTGACTTAAAAAAGATATAA